A portion of the Streptomyces sp. YPW6 genome contains these proteins:
- the rpmA gene encoding 50S ribosomal protein L27 codes for MAHKKGASSTRNGRDSNAQRLGVKRFGGQAVNAGEILVRQRGTHFHPGAGVGRGGDDTLFALTAGAVEFGTHRGRKVVNIVPLAV; via the coding sequence ATGGCACACAAGAAGGGCGCATCGTCCACTCGGAACGGGCGCGATTCCAATGCTCAGCGGCTCGGCGTGAAGCGCTTCGGCGGTCAGGCCGTCAACGCCGGTGAGATCCTGGTCCGCCAGCGCGGCACCCACTTCCACCCCGGCGCGGGCGTCGGCCGTGGCGGCGACGACACGCTGTTCGCGCTGACCGCCGGTGCGGTGGAGTTCGGCACGCACCGCGGCCGCAAGGTCGTGAACATCGTTCCGCTCGCCGTCTGA